A single Triticum dicoccoides isolate Atlit2015 ecotype Zavitan chromosome 2A, WEW_v2.0, whole genome shotgun sequence DNA region contains:
- the LOC119357236 gene encoding WAT1-related protein At1g25270-like, with protein MGVMDGMKPVAAMVVVQFVFAGVNIFYKLAVSDGMDMRVLVAYRFLFASAVLSPIAYFVERKKRTKVTWRVLLLSFVCGLCGGSLAQNLYISGMKLTSATFASAMTNLIPAITFVLAVLFRYERLAIRTLAGQAKVTGTMLGVGGAMLLTFYKGAQVTPWPPTHINLAARHQHEEHASSSLHPDSGNRAMGCLLCTGSCFFYALWLILQARLSREYPFHYSTTALMCAMSALQSAAFALCFDRDLIQWRLSSGVRLLAVLYTGVVASGVMLVVLSWCVKRRGPLFASVFNPMMLVVVAVLSSLLLGEELHLGSVLGAVLIVTGLYSVLWGKGREAAENEPAKAHASGTELPHIDIVVHRHDPPPTPQQQSTEPGPAR; from the exons atgGGCGTGATGGATGGGATGAAGCCCGTggcggcgatggtggtggtgcAGTTTGTGTTCGCCGGCGTCAACATCTTCTACAAGCTGGCCGTGAGCGACGGCATGGACATGCGGGTCCTCGTCGCTTACCGCTTCCTCTTCGCCTCCGCCGTCCTCTCGCCCATCGCATACTTCGTCGAGAG GAAGAAAAGAACCAAGGTGACTTGGCGAGTCCTGCTGCTCTCCTTCGTCTGCGGACTCTGTGG GGGCTCGCTGGCGCAGAACCTCTACATCTCCGGCATGAAGCTCACGTCCGCGACCTTCGCCTCCGCCATGACCAACCTCATCCCGGCCATCACCTTCGTGCTCGCCGTGCTCTTCCGCTACGAGCGCCTCGCCATCCGCACCCTCGCCGGCCAGGCCAAGGTCACCGGCACCATGCTTGGCGTCGGCGGCGCCATGCTCCTCACCTTCTACAAGGGCGCCCAGGTCACCCCTTGGCCTCCCACCCACATCAACCTCGCCGCCCGGCACCAACACGAGGAACATGCCTCCTCCTCCCTTCACCCGGACAGCGGCAACCGTGCCATGGGCTGCCTGCTCTGCACCGGCAGCTGCTTCTTTTATGCGCTCTGGCTCATCCTGCAGGCCAGGCTCAGCCGGGAGTACCCGTTCCACTACTCCACCACGGCCCTCATGTGCGCCATGAGCGCGCTCCAGTCCGCCGCATTCGCGCTCTGCTTTGACCGGGACCTCATCCAGTGGCGCCTCTCCTCCGGCGTCCGCCTACTCGCCGTCCTCTACACCGGCGTTGTCGCCTCAGGGGTCATGCTCGTGGTGCTCTCCTGGTGCGTCAAGCGCCGGGGCCCCCTCTTCGCGTCCGTCTTCAATCCCATGAtgctggtggtggtggccgtgctcaGCTCGCTGCTGCTCGGCGAGGAGCTGCACCTCGGCAGCGTGCTCGGCGCCGTTCTCATCGTGACGGGCCTCTACTCCGTGCTCTGGGGAAAAGGCCGCGAGGCGGCGGAGAACGAGCCCGCCAAGGCCCACGCCTCCGGCACCGAGCTGCCGCACATCGACATCGTCGTGCATCGCCATGATCCTCCTCCCACGCCACAGCAGCAGAGCACGGAGCCGGGGCCGGCGCGGTAA